One stretch of Fictibacillus sp. b24 DNA includes these proteins:
- a CDS encoding YbaN family protein translates to MKNIIFVILGFFFLSLGMVGIVLPLIPTTPFLLLASYFFVKGSKRFEVWFKGTTIYKQHLEEFIKERSLTLRKKIMINLFADSMIAIAFIMAESTMVRVILVLIVLYKYYYFIFKIKTA, encoded by the coding sequence GTGAAGAATATTATATTTGTGATATTGGGATTCTTTTTCCTTAGTTTAGGAATGGTAGGGATTGTATTGCCATTGATTCCAACAACGCCATTTCTACTTCTGGCATCGTATTTCTTTGTAAAGGGGTCTAAGAGATTTGAAGTGTGGTTTAAAGGCACCACTATATATAAACAGCACCTCGAAGAGTTTATCAAGGAACGCTCTTTGACGCTCAGAAAAAAGATTATGATTAACCTGTTCGCAGACTCCATGATTGCGATTGCCTTTATAATGGCTGAGAGTACCATGGTAAGAGTTATTTTGGTTCTTATTGTATTGTATAAGTACTATTATTTCATTTTTAAAATTAAAACGGCCTAA
- a CDS encoding sodium:solute symporter family protein — protein sequence MQQGNLTALSITMFIILTVVLIGFIAGRDKATRSSVEEWSVGGRRFGGLLVWFLVGADLYTAYTFLGLTSTAYTAGSLAFFAIPYSVLAYFISYFFLPKLWKVANEHKLTTLADYARERFDSKLLSSLIAIVGVLMLIPYICLQLSGIQDTLQVAGTGFINVKVVVITSFLLVALYTFFSGIKGPTYTAIIKDVLVWAIMLFMVVSLPIMHFGGWNPMVDKIVTEAPQLLTIPTEGPKGIPWFITAAFVSSLALFMWAHAATGVFTARSADAIRKNALFLPLYNIVLILVVFLGFIAFLVLPDGTDPRFALLALIQTSYGGIGQGLAYSTIALASLIPCSIMAIGASNLFANNIYRDLINPKVKGAKLTMITRGMVFVVIGLALLFGLVFPQALVSLQLLGVSGMVQIFPAIVISLFWKNQSREATIIGLLVGLAVTFTVYSTGTSLGIYEGFWGLMANFAAVAVLNPLFVKKAKSSTNAVKNYLFDEKAEKVDKVA from the coding sequence ATGCAGCAAGGTAATCTTACAGCACTGTCTATCACAATGTTTATCATCTTAACAGTCGTTCTGATCGGGTTTATTGCAGGCAGAGACAAAGCTACCCGCAGCTCTGTTGAGGAATGGTCTGTCGGAGGAAGACGTTTCGGCGGTTTACTTGTCTGGTTTCTTGTCGGGGCTGACCTTTACACAGCCTATACATTTCTAGGATTGACGAGTACTGCATATACGGCGGGAAGTCTCGCATTCTTTGCGATTCCCTATTCTGTTCTTGCTTACTTTATCTCGTATTTTTTCCTTCCGAAACTATGGAAAGTGGCGAATGAACATAAACTTACGACATTAGCAGATTATGCACGTGAGCGTTTTGATTCAAAGCTCCTTTCTTCTTTAATTGCCATTGTCGGCGTACTTATGCTTATTCCATATATCTGTCTGCAACTGAGCGGTATTCAAGATACGCTGCAAGTTGCTGGAACAGGTTTTATCAATGTAAAAGTGGTCGTGATCACTTCGTTCTTGCTCGTTGCTCTTTATACGTTCTTCAGCGGTATTAAAGGACCGACTTATACAGCAATCATTAAAGATGTTCTCGTTTGGGCGATCATGCTGTTTATGGTTGTATCATTACCAATCATGCACTTTGGCGGCTGGAACCCTATGGTTGATAAGATCGTCACTGAAGCTCCTCAGCTTTTAACGATTCCTACGGAAGGACCAAAAGGTATACCTTGGTTCATTACAGCGGCTTTCGTTTCATCACTCGCTCTCTTTATGTGGGCACATGCAGCTACAGGCGTATTTACAGCAAGAAGTGCTGATGCTATACGAAAAAATGCACTGTTTCTGCCTCTGTACAATATCGTTTTAATCCTTGTTGTTTTCCTTGGTTTTATCGCATTCCTAGTTTTGCCGGACGGTACAGATCCGCGCTTTGCATTGCTGGCACTTATTCAAACGTCTTACGGCGGTATCGGTCAAGGCTTAGCGTATTCGACGATCGCTCTTGCATCACTCATTCCATGTTCCATCATGGCAATCGGTGCATCTAACCTTTTTGCGAACAACATTTACCGTGATCTTATCAATCCGAAAGTAAAGGGTGCAAAATTGACGATGATAACACGCGGCATGGTTTTCGTTGTTATTGGACTCGCTTTATTATTTGGTCTTGTGTTTCCGCAGGCTCTCGTTTCCTTGCAGTTGCTTGGCGTATCCGGAATGGTACAGATCTTCCCTGCGATCGTGATCAGCTTGTTTTGGAAAAATCAATCAAGAGAAGCAACAATCATCGGTTTGCTTGTTGGACTAGCGGTTACGTTTACCGTCTATTCAACGGGAACTTCTCTAGGAATCTATGAAGGTTTCTGGGGATTAATGGCTAACTTTGCTGCTGTTGCAGTATTGAATCCGCTGTTTGTAAAAAAAGCGAAGTCATCCACAAACGCTGTTAAGAATTATCTTTTTGATGAGAAAGCGGAAAAAGTGGATAAAGTTGCGTAA
- a CDS encoding acyl-CoA thioesterase encodes MEQQLSANVSRTIQTKLVLPPDTNHMGTIFGGTVLSYIDEIAAITAMKHSKKVVVTASIDNVNFLSSAKVGDILILEGVVISTGRTSMEVYVKVECQNLETGNRTLNTTSILTMVAINQDGKPSPVPSVIPETEEEAAFFDSAPLRKERRLLYKNANA; translated from the coding sequence ATGGAACAGCAGTTGTCAGCAAACGTTTCACGAACAATTCAAACAAAGTTGGTTTTACCCCCTGATACCAATCACATGGGAACGATCTTTGGCGGTACCGTTTTATCATACATTGATGAAATTGCAGCCATAACAGCAATGAAGCATAGCAAGAAAGTGGTTGTAACAGCATCCATTGATAATGTAAACTTTTTATCGTCAGCTAAAGTCGGCGACATCCTCATTTTAGAGGGAGTTGTGATCTCAACGGGAAGAACTTCAATGGAAGTCTACGTAAAAGTAGAGTGCCAGAATTTAGAGACGGGAAACAGAACGTTAAACACAACGTCTATCTTAACAATGGTAGCAATCAATCAAGATGGAAAGCCATCGCCCGTACCAAGCGTGATACCAGAAACAGAAGAAGAGGCTGCTTTTTTTGACAGTGCTCCATTAAGAAAGGAGCGGCGTCTGTTGTATAAAAACGCAAACGCCTAA
- the recQ gene encoding DNA helicase RecQ: MTQVLIERAKQLLELHYGYSSFRTGQEQAIQSVLSGEDTLCVMPTGGGKSICYQIPALVFEGTTIVISPLISLMKDQVDTLLQLDISAAFINSSLTAAETRDTIEKAKRGEYKLLYIAPERLESYDFMNHLRQLDIPLIAVDEAHCISQWGHDFRPSYQRIQRMIGNLPNRPVVLALTATATPRVRQDICWSLDIDESKTVLTGFERENLSFSVIKGQDRLSYLKEFIKKNEKEAGIIYAATRKTVDQLYEQLKKSGINVSRYHAGMIDQERMGQQEQFLQDESSVMVATSAFGMGIDKSNIRYVIHFQLPKNMESYYQEAGRAGRDGLPSECILLYSSQDVQVQRFLIDQSSEQDRMAQELEKLQLMVDYCHTENCLQQSIVRYFSDEEIPACGRCGNCTDARESIDVTREAQIVLSCIVRMGQKRFGKTLIAQVLTGSKNKKVLDFQFHKLPTYGMMKEKSSKEVTDLIEFFISQEIIAVEHGTFPTLYIKEKGKEILMGKEQIMRKEAVITKQVAVDDPLFEELRNVRKAIAEQENVPPFVIFADTALKDMCVKLPESRAEFLNVTGVGQSKLEKYGERFITKISEYLAENPDRRESADKSTVATLPAKKATTDSHLETYTFYKDEMSVEEIADHRKLAVSTVENHLVQCMQEGMDVHMEHLIPDEYVSEIEQAVEQAGGEKLKPIKELLPEEVSYFMIKVYLLQNEMKKRVT; the protein is encoded by the coding sequence TTGACACAGGTTTTAATAGAAAGAGCAAAACAATTGTTAGAGTTGCATTACGGCTATTCTTCTTTTCGGACAGGACAGGAACAAGCGATTCAATCGGTTCTTTCAGGTGAAGATACCCTATGTGTCATGCCGACAGGTGGAGGAAAGTCGATCTGCTACCAAATTCCTGCACTCGTTTTCGAAGGAACAACTATTGTAATCTCACCCTTAATCTCTTTAATGAAAGATCAAGTAGATACATTGCTTCAGTTAGATATTTCCGCAGCTTTTATCAACAGTTCGCTGACAGCCGCAGAAACGAGAGACACAATTGAGAAGGCGAAACGCGGAGAATATAAGCTCTTGTATATTGCGCCAGAACGGCTAGAGTCTTATGACTTTATGAATCACTTAAGACAGTTAGATATTCCTTTAATAGCAGTAGATGAAGCTCACTGTATCTCGCAATGGGGACATGATTTTCGTCCAAGCTATCAGCGCATTCAGCGGATGATCGGAAATCTGCCGAACCGTCCAGTCGTCTTAGCATTAACGGCTACAGCAACACCTAGAGTTCGTCAGGATATTTGCTGGTCGCTTGATATTGATGAAAGCAAAACGGTATTAACCGGATTTGAACGGGAAAACCTTTCATTTTCTGTTATTAAGGGACAAGACCGGCTTTCATACTTAAAAGAATTTATTAAAAAGAACGAAAAAGAAGCGGGTATTATTTACGCCGCAACCCGAAAGACAGTAGACCAGCTCTATGAACAACTGAAAAAGAGTGGCATCAACGTTTCACGCTATCATGCAGGTATGATTGATCAAGAACGGATGGGCCAGCAAGAGCAGTTTCTCCAGGATGAATCGTCTGTTATGGTGGCAACCTCAGCGTTTGGAATGGGAATCGACAAATCGAACATTCGCTATGTGATTCACTTTCAGCTTCCGAAAAATATGGAAAGCTATTATCAAGAAGCAGGCCGTGCCGGGCGTGATGGATTACCGAGTGAGTGCATTCTGCTGTATTCTTCCCAAGATGTTCAAGTGCAGCGTTTCCTGATCGATCAATCCAGTGAACAAGATCGAATGGCACAAGAGCTCGAAAAGCTTCAGCTTATGGTTGATTACTGCCATACGGAAAACTGTTTGCAGCAGTCTATCGTCCGATATTTTAGTGATGAAGAAATACCAGCGTGCGGCCGCTGCGGCAACTGTACGGATGCGCGTGAGAGTATTGATGTGACGCGAGAAGCTCAGATCGTGCTGTCATGCATCGTAAGGATGGGGCAAAAGAGATTCGGCAAAACATTGATTGCGCAGGTTTTAACGGGATCCAAAAATAAAAAAGTGCTAGATTTTCAATTTCATAAGCTTCCGACTTACGGGATGATGAAAGAAAAAAGCAGTAAAGAAGTAACGGATCTCATTGAGTTTTTCATTTCACAAGAGATCATTGCCGTTGAACATGGGACATTCCCGACTCTTTACATAAAAGAAAAGGGAAAAGAAATACTGATGGGCAAAGAACAAATTATGCGTAAAGAAGCGGTCATAACAAAACAAGTGGCTGTGGATGATCCGTTATTTGAAGAGCTGCGAAACGTTCGTAAGGCGATTGCTGAACAGGAGAATGTTCCGCCGTTCGTTATTTTTGCGGATACAGCTTTAAAAGATATGTGTGTGAAACTACCTGAATCGAGAGCGGAGTTTTTAAATGTAACAGGTGTTGGCCAAAGTAAGTTAGAGAAATATGGCGAACGGTTTATCACTAAGATCTCTGAATATTTGGCTGAGAATCCAGATCGAAGAGAAAGTGCGGATAAAAGCACTGTTGCGACGCTACCTGCCAAAAAGGCAACTACAGACTCTCATCTAGAAACATACACCTTTTATAAAGATGAAATGTCAGTAGAGGAAATTGCGGACCATCGTAAATTAGCTGTGAGTACGGTAGAAAATCACTTAGTGCAATGCATGCAAGAAGGGATGGACGTTCATATGGAACATTTGATTCCAGATGAATATGTCTCAGAAATTGAACAAGCCGTGGAGCAAGCTGGCGGAGAAAAGCTAAAGCCAATAAAAGAATTACTTCCTGAAGAGGTAAGTTACTTTATGATTAAAGTGTACTTGCTGCAAAACGAAATGAAGAAACGGGTGACATGA
- a CDS encoding LytTR family DNA-binding domain-containing protein — protein sequence MKITIIENDDAQELEIVLKCKEMNEEVIKILTSLRSFERKIMGSINEKTYLLSPDDIYYFESVDKKNFAYTKERVYEVSMRLYHVEEMFGDGHLFRATKSTIINLDKVKTITPRFGGKVEVMLENGENMIVSRQYVPKLKEKLGF from the coding sequence ATGAAGATTACCATCATAGAAAATGACGATGCACAAGAGCTTGAAATTGTCTTGAAATGTAAAGAGATGAACGAGGAAGTAATCAAAATTTTAACGTCACTTAGATCGTTTGAACGCAAAATAATGGGTTCCATAAATGAAAAAACCTATTTGCTTTCACCAGATGATATCTATTACTTTGAATCTGTAGATAAGAAAAATTTTGCTTATACGAAAGAGCGCGTATATGAAGTTTCGATGAGACTTTATCATGTAGAAGAAATGTTCGGTGATGGTCATCTTTTTAGGGCTACTAAATCGACTATCATAAACCTGGATAAAGTCAAAACCATTACACCTCGATTCGGGGGCAAGGTAGAAGTGATGCTTGAAAATGGAGAGAATATGATCGTATCCAGACAATATGTACCTAAGCTGAAAGAAAAATTAGGATTTTAG
- a CDS encoding transporter substrate-binding domain-containing protein: protein MRGNWIKITFFCLLGILVVAGLNFNLAGAQKEGTINWNGKNLSTVEMNGKNYVSVEQAAEASGYKKGVKSNKFYMQSRLDYIQKKGIIRVGTTGDYKPFTYYNEETKQYEGYDIEAAKLMAKDLGVDIKFVRTSWPTLMSDLLDNKFDIAVGGISRNTERQKDAHFTQPYLNDGKAPLIRKEDQERFKSLEDIDRPDVTIGVNPGGTNQKFVDAHIKQAKVVVINNNLDIPPMVAKGEVDVMITDSVEAIYYAGKDSRLYAALTDNTFTKSQKGYLMHQNDAVFQNWVNLWMDEMELQGEFDRLKSEWIYGK, encoded by the coding sequence TTGAGAGGAAATTGGATTAAAATCACATTTTTCTGCTTGTTAGGAATCCTCGTGGTTGCAGGGTTAAATTTCAATCTTGCGGGAGCACAAAAGGAAGGAACGATTAATTGGAACGGTAAAAATTTATCAACCGTTGAAATGAATGGTAAGAATTATGTTTCTGTCGAACAGGCTGCTGAAGCATCTGGTTATAAAAAAGGTGTAAAATCAAACAAATTCTATATGCAATCTAGGCTTGATTACATCCAAAAGAAAGGAATAATCAGGGTAGGTACGACAGGAGATTATAAACCTTTTACATACTACAACGAGGAAACCAAACAGTATGAAGGATATGACATCGAAGCAGCTAAGTTAATGGCTAAAGACCTTGGTGTAGATATTAAATTTGTCAGAACATCATGGCCAACACTAATGAGTGATCTATTGGATAACAAATTTGATATTGCTGTTGGCGGGATTAGCCGAAATACAGAACGACAAAAAGATGCACACTTTACTCAACCGTATTTGAATGATGGTAAAGCTCCATTAATTCGGAAAGAAGATCAGGAACGTTTTAAAAGTTTAGAAGATATTGATCGTCCAGATGTAACGATTGGTGTGAATCCAGGAGGAACAAATCAGAAGTTTGTTGATGCTCACATTAAACAAGCTAAAGTAGTTGTCATAAATAATAATCTCGATATTCCGCCAATGGTCGCTAAAGGTGAGGTAGATGTCATGATTACAGATAGTGTAGAAGCTATTTATTATGCGGGGAAAGATTCGAGACTTTATGCTGCTCTTACTGATAATACCTTCACTAAAAGTCAAAAAGGTTATTTAATGCACCAAAACGATGCAGTTTTCCAAAACTGGGTTAACTTATGGATGGATGAGATGGAGCTTCAGGGAGAATTTGACCGTTTAAAATCAGAGTGGATTTACGGTAAATAA
- a CDS encoding ferritin-like domain-containing protein has translation MSYMNPEQQQQQGTSQQQALQLSLQLIKEAVAGEREDQLFYEYLISQAPTNEEKLIIASIRDDEKRHNKLFKMIYKDITGQEVPPANGEEFQKPKSYKDGLVRALFGELRAVEKYRVIRQGLPNQYYRDILFNIITDEIKHSAKYNYLYTFNSQPGSSRLPQTVSAPAPQTQSVADKWVTYIDPLVKRALKETEEGINLTHLYQEFILSGVLVGQGFTPEQAIEQVEEWEKTGESQLLKKSKMMGNQQR, from the coding sequence ATGAGCTATATGAATCCAGAACAGCAGCAACAGCAAGGCACCAGTCAGCAGCAGGCTCTGCAACTATCTCTTCAGCTTATTAAAGAGGCTGTTGCAGGAGAAAGAGAAGATCAGCTGTTTTATGAGTATTTAATTTCACAAGCACCGACAAATGAAGAGAAATTAATTATTGCATCTATACGTGATGATGAGAAAAGGCATAACAAGCTTTTCAAAATGATTTATAAAGATATCACAGGTCAAGAAGTGCCACCTGCCAATGGTGAAGAGTTTCAAAAGCCTAAATCGTATAAAGATGGACTTGTTAGAGCACTTTTTGGAGAACTTCGAGCTGTGGAAAAGTACCGTGTAATCAGGCAAGGACTTCCTAATCAATACTATCGAGACATTCTGTTCAACATTATTACAGACGAAATTAAGCACAGTGCTAAGTACAACTACTTATATACCTTTAACAGTCAGCCAGGTTCATCCCGTCTTCCTCAAACAGTTAGCGCACCGGCGCCTCAAACTCAGAGTGTCGCAGATAAATGGGTGACCTATATTGATCCTCTTGTAAAAAGAGCTTTAAAAGAAACGGAAGAAGGGATTAACCTTACTCACTTATATCAGGAGTTTATTTTATCTGGTGTCCTGGTTGGTCAAGGGTTCACACCAGAGCAAGCCATCGAGCAAGTTGAAGAGTGGGAGAAAACAGGAGAGTCTCAGCTGCTAAAAAAGAGCAAGATGATGGGAAACCAACAAAGATAA
- a CDS encoding ASCH domain-containing protein, whose product MTNLENNNLPPKTCSIERLVTMPEDVAKVIEGKKTATRRNGRYADVGEIMELQGHKFVVNNVYRQSLGELTDEHAQHEGFESVEEYKNAILSYHPGMPWLPHMQVWVHEFSPVKG is encoded by the coding sequence ATGACAAATCTTGAAAACAACAATTTGCCGCCAAAAACATGTTCTATTGAAAGACTTGTAACGATGCCTGAGGATGTTGCAAAAGTAATCGAAGGCAAGAAGACTGCAACACGCCGTAACGGAAGATATGCAGATGTTGGTGAAATTATGGAATTACAAGGTCATAAGTTTGTAGTGAACAATGTGTACCGTCAATCACTTGGTGAATTAACAGATGAGCACGCCCAGCATGAAGGATTTGAATCGGTAGAAGAGTATAAAAATGCTATTCTTTCGTATCACCCAGGCATGCCTTGGCTGCCGCATATGCAAGTTTGGGTTCACGAATTCAGTCCTGTTAAAGGCTAA
- a CDS encoding peroxiredoxin, which produces MDSAQAFTKPFIGDQFPETTVHTTLGELVLPTSYQGHWFVLFSHPGDFTPVCTTEFVAFQKLMPEFNKLNTYLIGLSVEQVYSHLKWIEWIQQNLKVEITFPIIADSLGKLAMRLGMIHPTMGTRTVRSVYIVDPTGKIRMILTYPENVGRNINEILRAVKALQTADANKAATPANWPKNELIGDRLIVPPASTVQEAKKRADQAQSGEIQCYDWWLCSKPLS; this is translated from the coding sequence ATGGATTCTGCACAAGCATTTACAAAGCCTTTTATTGGAGATCAATTTCCGGAGACGACAGTTCATACCACCCTTGGGGAACTTGTCCTCCCAACAAGCTATCAAGGTCATTGGTTTGTCCTCTTTAGCCATCCTGGTGACTTTACCCCTGTATGTACAACAGAGTTTGTTGCCTTCCAAAAACTTATGCCTGAATTTAATAAGCTCAACACATACTTAATCGGTTTATCTGTAGAGCAGGTGTACTCTCACCTTAAGTGGATCGAGTGGATTCAGCAAAATTTAAAAGTTGAGATCACCTTTCCTATTATCGCGGACAGTCTAGGCAAATTGGCGATGAGACTTGGGATGATTCATCCTACGATGGGCACAAGAACGGTTCGAAGTGTTTATATCGTGGACCCCACAGGAAAAATTAGAATGATTCTTACGTATCCCGAGAATGTCGGGCGTAACATTAATGAGATATTGCGAGCGGTTAAAGCTTTGCAAACTGCTGATGCCAATAAGGCTGCAACACCTGCAAACTGGCCAAAAAATGAACTTATCGGAGACCGCTTAATTGTACCACCGGCTAGTACCGTTCAAGAAGCCAAAAAGCGTGCCGATCAAGCGCAATCTGGAGAAATTCAGTGTTACGATTGGTGGCTATGTTCAAAACCATTATCTTAG
- a CDS encoding DUF3311 domain-containing protein — translation MMKKLLMILFITAPFIAQLVVLPFANRIDPIVLGLPFLQFWLFLWIVLTPLCTFGIYQLQKSQGGLD, via the coding sequence ATCATGAAGAAATTATTAATGATTTTATTCATTACTGCTCCATTTATCGCGCAGCTGGTCGTTTTACCGTTCGCTAACCGAATTGATCCTATTGTTCTAGGACTTCCGTTTCTTCAGTTTTGGCTGTTTTTATGGATTGTTTTAACTCCTTTATGCACCTTTGGCATCTATCAACTACAGAAATCACAAGGAGGCTTGGACTAA
- a CDS encoding MGDG synthase family glycosyltransferase, translated as MIRPNALILTANYGSGHVQVANVLAEELKSKGYEPIISDLFGEAHPIMAQITQSLFIKSFSHGSSFYKWFYYGTNKLNATTITQFSRYLGRKRFIELIEKHHPRFVITTFPLHAAPFLLKKSRYNIPIYTVITDYFAHPFWINPSIDHYFVASDSVKQGLMKHQVDENKITVSGIPIRSGFYQFINKEVILNKYEVSHSSHVVTILAGAQGVLKNVKQLAERLLQDPSLTIIVICGKNNDLYEKLLPTAVQYPETFRLFGYVEELHEILKLSHCLITKPGGITITEAAALNLPLILYKPVPGQESENAKHFQSHGAALIAESTDEIAHCVQRLFHNKQLLAGMKTALKCIHQPVSSQKIVHHALQGYQKLKA; from the coding sequence TTGATACGTCCAAATGCATTAATTCTAACCGCAAACTATGGAAGCGGGCATGTTCAGGTCGCAAATGTTCTCGCCGAAGAGCTTAAGAGTAAAGGGTACGAACCTATCATTTCAGATTTATTCGGAGAGGCTCATCCAATCATGGCTCAGATTACACAGTCTCTTTTTATCAAAAGCTTCTCTCATGGCTCTTCTTTTTATAAATGGTTCTATTATGGAACGAACAAGCTGAACGCAACGACGATTACCCAGTTTTCCCGTTACTTAGGCCGCAAGCGTTTCATTGAACTGATCGAGAAACATCACCCTCGTTTCGTCATAACCACTTTTCCGCTTCATGCTGCTCCTTTTTTACTAAAAAAATCACGCTATAACATTCCGATCTATACCGTAATTACGGATTATTTCGCTCATCCTTTTTGGATTAATCCTTCCATCGACCACTATTTTGTGGCGTCTGATTCAGTTAAACAAGGTTTGATGAAACATCAAGTGGATGAAAATAAAATTACTGTAAGCGGCATTCCGATTCGGTCTGGTTTCTACCAATTTATAAATAAAGAAGTGATCTTAAATAAATATGAAGTCTCTCACAGCAGCCATGTAGTTACCATTCTTGCTGGCGCACAGGGTGTCCTTAAGAATGTAAAGCAATTGGCTGAGCGTTTGCTTCAGGACCCTTCCCTAACAATCATAGTGATTTGCGGTAAGAATAATGATTTATATGAAAAACTCTTGCCAACCGCAGTTCAATATCCCGAAACTTTCCGATTGTTTGGATATGTAGAAGAGCTTCATGAAATCTTAAAACTGTCCCATTGTTTGATTACAAAACCAGGTGGTATCACCATAACAGAAGCCGCAGCCCTTAACCTGCCCCTTATCTTATATAAGCCAGTGCCAGGCCAGGAAAGTGAAAATGCAAAACATTTTCAATCACATGGAGCTGCACTAATTGCAGAATCAACAGATGAGATTGCTCATTGCGTACAAAGGTTGTTTCATAACAAACAACTGCTAGCGGGCATGAAAACTGCTCTAAAGTGTATCCACCAGCCCGTTTCTTCTCAAAAAATTGTTCATCACGCTTTACAAGGCTATCAAAAACTCAAAGCATAG
- a CDS encoding GH1 family beta-glucosidase has protein sequence MHFKDSFVFGTATSSYQIEGARLEGGRTFSIWDTFCDVPGKVYKQHNGGVACDHYHRFEEDIQQIKKLGVETYRFSVSWPRIFPEKGVYNPEGMAFYKKLTQRLHEEGIKPAITLYHWDLPVWAHEEGGWVNRESVEWFMDLAKVCFQELDAEVDSWITHNEPWCAGFLGYHQGFHAPGHTNMDEAVRAVHHMLLSHGKAVQWLKNEMQSKTPIGITLNLSPMYAKSDSANDQLAANNADGYSNRWFLDPVFKGQYPVDMMNLFSKYVHSYDFIQSGDMEIIATDCDFFGINYYSRGYVEFSAANDFLHKGAHSDYEKTGMGWDIAPEEFKDLIRRLRQEYTDLPIYITENGAAFDDTLENGRVHDKDRVDYIEKHLQAVSDLNDEGMNIEGYYLWSLMDNFEWSFGYDKRFGIIYVDFDTQERIWKDSAYRYAEIVKNRGNHNSSKDTDAVTVS, from the coding sequence ATGCACTTTAAAGATTCGTTCGTTTTCGGAACAGCTACATCATCTTATCAGATTGAGGGAGCTCGTCTTGAAGGAGGCAGAACATTTTCAATCTGGGATACGTTCTGTGATGTACCAGGAAAAGTATACAAACAGCATAACGGAGGCGTAGCGTGTGATCACTACCACCGCTTTGAAGAAGATATTCAGCAGATCAAGAAACTTGGTGTAGAAACTTACCGCTTTTCTGTTTCCTGGCCACGTATTTTCCCTGAAAAGGGAGTATATAATCCAGAGGGAATGGCGTTTTATAAAAAATTAACGCAGCGTTTGCATGAAGAAGGAATCAAACCTGCCATTACCCTTTACCACTGGGACCTTCCTGTATGGGCTCATGAGGAAGGCGGATGGGTGAACCGTGAATCGGTAGAATGGTTCATGGACTTAGCAAAAGTATGCTTTCAAGAGCTTGATGCTGAAGTTGACTCATGGATTACGCATAACGAACCGTGGTGTGCTGGTTTCTTAGGCTATCATCAAGGATTTCATGCACCGGGCCATACAAACATGGATGAAGCCGTTCGAGCTGTTCACCACATGCTTCTTTCACACGGAAAAGCAGTTCAATGGCTAAAGAATGAAATGCAGTCCAAAACACCGATCGGGATTACGCTGAATCTATCACCGATGTATGCTAAATCGGATTCTGCAAACGATCAGCTTGCTGCTAATAATGCAGACGGCTACTCAAATAGATGGTTTTTAGATCCTGTATTCAAAGGGCAGTACCCGGTTGACATGATGAATCTGTTTTCCAAGTATGTTCACTCCTATGACTTTATTCAGAGTGGTGACATGGAAATCATCGCAACTGATTGTGATTTCTTTGGCATTAACTATTACAGCCGAGGCTATGTGGAATTTTCAGCAGCAAATGACTTCTTGCATAAAGGAGCTCATTCTGATTATGAAAAGACAGGCATGGGCTGGGATATCGCTCCGGAAGAATTTAAAGATCTGATCAGAAGACTTCGCCAAGAATACACGGACCTTCCTATTTACATTACTGAAAACGGTGCAGCTTTTGATGACACTCTTGAGAATGGAAGAGTGCATGATAAAGATCGTGTAGATTATATCGAGAAGCATCTGCAAGCTGTTTCAGACCTAAACGACGAAGGAATGAATATTGAAGGATATTACCTATGGTCACTAATGGATAATTTCGAGTGGAGCTTCGGTTATGACAAGCGCTTCGGAATCATCTACGTAGACTTCGATACTCAGGAGAGAATCTGGAAAGACAGTGCGTACCGATATGCGGAGATTGTAAAAAACAGAGGCAATCATAACAGCAGCAAAGATACCGATGCTGTAACGGTTAGCTAA